The following proteins come from a genomic window of Negativicoccus succinicivorans:
- the truA gene encoding tRNA pseudouridine(38-40) synthase TruA has protein sequence MAALRNIHITVAYDGSPFVGFQRQLNGMAVQEVIEDVLQRILGEKTTLYFVARTDSGVHAWAQECTFYTTGTIPGERFASAMNALLPPAVRVRKSREVPEDYSVRRQNTGKTYLYQILRGRDDDPFRYRYVWRLGYALDVATMRAAAQVLCGTHDFTAYRGNNSVPSNPVRTIYDIHLEEAGDLLKIYVTGDGFLYKMVRNIVGALVDCGRGRKTPADLVAIGESKDRRRLGMTAPAQGLCLLHVYFDAVTPEAIAEVRALAVPLWQM, from the coding sequence ATGGCTGCACTGAGAAATATCCACATCACCGTCGCGTATGACGGCAGTCCTTTTGTCGGTTTTCAACGACAGTTGAACGGCATGGCGGTGCAGGAAGTGATCGAAGATGTACTGCAACGCATTTTAGGAGAGAAAACGACGCTGTACTTCGTGGCGCGCACCGACTCGGGCGTGCACGCGTGGGCGCAGGAATGCACTTTTTATACGACCGGCACGATTCCCGGCGAACGGTTCGCGTCCGCCATGAACGCGCTTTTGCCGCCGGCCGTGCGCGTGCGAAAAAGCCGTGAAGTGCCGGAAGATTACAGCGTGCGTCGGCAAAATACGGGCAAGACCTATCTTTACCAGATTTTACGCGGCCGCGACGACGACCCGTTTCGTTACCGCTACGTCTGGCGACTTGGGTACGCGCTTGACGTGGCGACTATGCGCGCGGCGGCGCAAGTATTATGCGGCACGCATGATTTTACGGCGTATCGCGGTAACAATTCCGTGCCGAGCAATCCGGTGCGCACGATTTACGATATTCATCTCGAGGAAGCGGGCGACCTGCTGAAAATTTACGTGACGGGCGACGGTTTCCTGTACAAAATGGTGCGCAATATTGTCGGGGCGCTCGTCGATTGCGGACGCGGCCGTAAAACGCCGGCGGATCTTGTCGCGATCGGGGAGAGCAAGGATCGCCGCCGACTCGGCATGACCGCGCCGGCGCAGGGACTCTGCCTTTTGCATGTGTATTTTGACGCCGTCACGCCGGAGGCGATCGCCGAAGTGCGGGCGCTTGCCGTGCCGTTATGGCAAATGTAA
- a CDS encoding DUF3298 and DUF4163 domain-containing protein has translation MKNLRKLTLLCGLLTAVSLSACAMPTTTTTWSQSEVKISGQPVASTSINKALAHYASEARQNGEKIQAEAKSMQERSWSYEHNYTQKATYCGDQYISFLTEEYTYEGGPHGYTETRGLVFATKTGEKVTLEQYLGRSRAELQTLLGDVVRNDLDARNVAYFEDELPAALATDAPYNYYLDQAGHAILLFNQYEIAPYSSGLISIDVSSLRK, from the coding sequence ATGAAAAATCTACGTAAATTAACTTTACTTTGCGGTTTACTGACCGCGGTTTCACTCAGCGCCTGCGCGATGCCGACGACGACAACGACATGGAGTCAGAGTGAGGTAAAAATCTCCGGTCAACCGGTCGCTTCCACGAGCATTAATAAAGCATTGGCTCATTATGCGAGTGAAGCGCGCCAAAATGGCGAAAAAATTCAGGCCGAAGCGAAAAGCATGCAGGAACGCAGCTGGTCGTACGAACATAACTACACGCAAAAAGCGACGTACTGCGGAGATCAATATATTTCCTTTTTGACGGAGGAATATACGTACGAAGGCGGTCCGCACGGCTATACCGAAACGCGCGGACTCGTGTTCGCCACGAAGACGGGCGAGAAAGTCACGCTGGAGCAATATCTCGGTCGTTCCCGCGCGGAGTTGCAGACACTGCTGGGAGATGTGGTCCGCAACGATTTGGACGCGCGCAATGTAGCGTATTTTGAAGACGAGTTGCCGGCGGCGCTGGCGACGGATGCGCCGTACAATTACTACCTCGATCAGGCGGGACACGCGATTTTGCTGTTCAACCAGTATGAAATCGCGCCGTACTCCTCGGGACTGATCAGTATCGACGTATCGTCGCTGCGCAAATAA
- a CDS encoding DUF3298 and DUF4163 domain-containing protein, whose translation MKKLFLLAGVMMTLALGTASANDYNDVAGVSVSLSERPRVEAKINATLAKDVARAQYAGAQLLAKEAPATGPVADHWQMYSQQVTYQSDRYLSVVAKGTSFDGGAHPDTQWRAWVFDKQNGQTVKLADFLGERSNAATNRLVRAYVQRALAARAIEYWPEELAKATAVYNDLPYYLNDHGDAVVIFNPAQIAPYATGVLEVVVPARLQHN comes from the coding sequence ATGAAAAAATTATTTCTTTTAGCCGGCGTCATGATGACGCTCGCGCTCGGCACGGCGAGCGCCAACGATTACAATGATGTGGCGGGGGTCAGCGTAAGCCTTTCCGAGCGTCCGCGCGTGGAAGCGAAGATCAACGCGACGCTCGCGAAAGATGTGGCGCGCGCGCAGTATGCGGGTGCGCAATTACTGGCTAAAGAAGCGCCGGCGACGGGTCCCGTAGCGGACCACTGGCAGATGTACAGTCAGCAAGTGACCTACCAGAGCGACCGCTATCTTTCCGTGGTAGCGAAAGGCACCTCGTTTGACGGCGGCGCGCATCCCGATACGCAATGGCGGGCGTGGGTGTTTGATAAACAAAACGGTCAAACCGTAAAATTGGCGGACTTTTTAGGAGAACGCTCCAACGCCGCGACCAATCGGTTGGTACGCGCTTACGTGCAACGCGCGCTGGCGGCACGGGCGATTGAATACTGGCCGGAAGAACTTGCCAAAGCGACGGCCGTCTACAATGATTTGCCGTACTATTTGAATGATCACGGCGACGCCGTGGTGATTTTCAACCCGGCGCAAATTGCTCCGTACGCGACGGGCGTGTTGGAAGTCGTCGTACCGGCGCGCTTGCAACATAACTGA
- a CDS encoding 2-oxoacid:ferredoxin oxidoreductase subunit beta produces MANAREYKNAIQPNWCPGCGDFGIQMAIQEAASKRNIPFEKLMLISGIGCSSRIGGYLYCYGAHTTHGRALPFAQGVKLANRDLEVVVCSGDGDAYAIGMGHTIHAIKRNLNITYIVFDNHVYGLTKGQTSPRSSLGFVTKTTPHGNVETPLAVSSMALAAGAGFVAQGYALDRRGLVDIIMRGMDYQGFSFINVFTPCVTYNKYNTYEWFKEHLTDVNDVADYDPADKARALTLLNEREGLITGVLYEEKDRPSYEDLIHLAEEPLAAKVETINEKTFTDFIAAFR; encoded by the coding sequence ATGGCGAACGCACGAGAGTATAAAAATGCGATTCAGCCGAACTGGTGCCCCGGCTGCGGCGACTTCGGCATTCAGATGGCGATTCAGGAAGCCGCTTCGAAACGCAACATTCCTTTTGAAAAATTAATGCTGATTTCCGGCATCGGCTGTTCGAGCCGCATCGGCGGTTACCTGTACTGCTACGGCGCGCATACGACGCACGGTCGCGCGTTGCCGTTCGCGCAGGGCGTGAAATTGGCGAACCGCGATTTGGAAGTGGTGGTTTGCTCGGGCGACGGTGACGCGTACGCGATCGGCATGGGGCATACGATTCATGCGATCAAACGCAATTTGAACATCACCTACATCGTTTTCGATAACCATGTTTACGGTCTTACCAAAGGTCAGACCAGTCCGCGCAGCTCGCTCGGCTTCGTAACCAAGACAACGCCGCACGGCAATGTGGAAACGCCGCTGGCGGTATCGTCGATGGCGCTGGCCGCCGGCGCGGGATTTGTGGCGCAGGGATACGCGCTGGACCGGCGAGGGCTCGTGGATATCATCATGCGCGGCATGGATTACCAAGGTTTCTCTTTCATCAACGTCTTTACGCCTTGCGTCACGTACAATAAATACAATACGTACGAATGGTTCAAAGAACATCTCACCGATGTGAACGATGTGGCCGATTACGATCCCGCCGACAAAGCGCGCGCGTTGACGCTGTTGAATGAACGCGAAGGCTTGATCACCGGCGTGCTCTACGAAGAAAAAGATCGTCCGAGTTATGAAGACTTGATTCATCTCGCCGAAGAGCCGTTGGCCGCCAAGGTCGAAACGATAAATGAAAAAACATTTACCGATTTCATTGCGGCGTTTCGCTAA
- a CDS encoding 2-oxoacid:acceptor oxidoreductase subunit alpha: MQTREDFVWKMGGQQGEGIESGGEILAKVLAALGYSLFSQRLFASRIKGGHTTFALRIASHQLGTIGEGVDNLIALDQETIDQHGHELRSGGVLIADTKFAPKGDDLPAGVTLLALPITDTAKECGSLQMKNIVALGMSVAYLGFPRERFIAAISDRFAKKTQEVIAANVRAFNEGARLVDEQKDNFAAPGSLPEPPDADLLFLMGNEAIALGALAAGARFMASYPITPASEIMEYMIQAIDRVHGAVVQTEDELASCMMAIGANFAGVRAFTATSGPGLSLMAESISLATIAEIPMVIIDVMRAGPSTGMATKVEQSDIMAAIYSAHGDVGKIVVAPTSTEECFYVTAEAFNLAEQYQCPVIVLADLQQGLNKQSVPALDLSRVKIERGNLQTKDLPELIRPDYFARFADTESGISPRTIPGTPNGMFLSTGLEHDTVGKPAEAPSNRVVQTDKRLRKFTTVADHFAPLAIDAPTEEADVLLISINSACGAAAEAAEPLRKEGIKVNRIGLRLLEPFPTEALRPYVEKAKKVLVLEQNATGQLTQLLTMHLPELAPFSMLKRYDGLTLTPSQIAARVKEVL; encoded by the coding sequence TTGCAGACGAGAGAAGATTTTGTCTGGAAGATGGGCGGCCAGCAGGGCGAAGGAATTGAATCGGGCGGTGAAATTCTTGCCAAAGTGCTTGCCGCGCTTGGCTACTCCCTGTTTTCCCAGCGTTTATTCGCCTCGCGCATCAAGGGCGGCCATACGACCTTTGCATTGCGGATCGCCAGTCACCAGTTGGGAACGATCGGCGAAGGCGTGGACAACCTGATCGCGCTCGATCAGGAAACGATTGATCAGCACGGCCACGAATTGCGTTCGGGCGGCGTGTTGATCGCCGATACGAAATTCGCTCCGAAAGGCGATGATTTGCCGGCGGGCGTTACGCTCCTGGCTTTGCCGATCACGGATACCGCGAAAGAATGCGGCTCGCTGCAAATGAAAAACATTGTGGCGCTCGGCATGTCGGTCGCGTACCTGGGTTTCCCGCGTGAACGTTTCATCGCGGCGATTTCGGATCGCTTCGCGAAAAAGACGCAGGAAGTGATTGCGGCCAACGTGCGCGCATTCAACGAGGGGGCGCGTCTGGTCGATGAACAGAAAGATAATTTTGCCGCGCCCGGAAGCTTGCCCGAACCGCCGGATGCCGATCTGCTGTTTTTGATGGGTAACGAAGCGATCGCGCTCGGCGCTCTCGCGGCGGGCGCTCGTTTCATGGCGAGCTACCCGATTACGCCGGCGTCCGAAATCATGGAATACATGATTCAGGCGATTGACCGCGTGCACGGCGCCGTTGTGCAAACGGAAGATGAACTGGCGTCTTGCATGATGGCGATCGGCGCGAACTTCGCCGGCGTCCGCGCGTTCACCGCGACATCGGGTCCGGGTCTGTCGCTGATGGCGGAATCGATTTCGCTGGCGACGATCGCGGAAATTCCGATGGTCATTATTGATGTCATGCGAGCCGGCCCGTCGACGGGCATGGCGACCAAGGTCGAACAAAGCGACATCATGGCGGCGATTTACAGCGCGCATGGCGACGTGGGCAAAATTGTCGTCGCGCCGACCTCCACCGAGGAATGCTTCTACGTGACGGCGGAAGCATTCAATCTCGCGGAACAATACCAATGTCCGGTCATTGTCTTGGCCGATTTGCAGCAGGGCTTGAATAAACAGAGCGTACCGGCGCTCGACCTCAGTCGCGTCAAAATTGAACGCGGCAATTTGCAGACGAAGGATTTGCCGGAACTGATACGACCGGATTATTTCGCGCGTTTCGCCGATACCGAATCGGGCATTTCGCCGCGAACGATTCCGGGCACGCCGAACGGCATGTTCCTGTCCACCGGTTTGGAACACGACACGGTCGGTAAGCCGGCGGAAGCGCCGTCGAATCGCGTCGTGCAGACGGATAAGCGTTTGCGTAAATTTACGACGGTGGCCGATCATTTCGCGCCTCTGGCCATTGATGCGCCGACCGAAGAGGCCGACGTACTGTTGATTTCGATTAATTCCGCCTGCGGCGCGGCCGCGGAGGCGGCGGAACCGTTGCGCAAGGAAGGCATTAAAGTCAACCGCATCGGTTTGCGACTCCTGGAGCCGTTCCCGACCGAAGCCTTGCGCCCGTATGTCGAAAAGGCGAAAAAAGTGCTCGTACTCGAGCAAAATGCGACGGGGCAGCTTACACAGCTCCTGACGATGCATTTGCCCGAATTGGCGCCGTTTTCCATGTTGAAACGTTATGACGGCCTGACACTGACACCGAGTCAGATTGCGGCCCGCGTCAAGGAGGTGCTCTGA
- a CDS encoding energy-coupling factor transporter transmembrane component T family protein, with the protein MLGNITLGQYYPTKSFMHRLDPRTKILCTMIFIVGIFLADTWVAYGVVTAFVLLGIALSNLPLSLIWKAVKPLWIIIVFTMVIHVFTTPGTLVWQWGWLHVTEEGLRQGAMMTMRLVYLISFSALLTYTTSPIVLTDGIEQLLNPFRGIGVPAHELAMMMTIALRFIPTLLQETERIMKAQKARGADFESGNLIRRGKALVPLMVPLFVSAFRRADELATAMEARCYRGGENRTRLHELHYENVDMVAFAGTIAVVLVLGILRWLH; encoded by the coding sequence ATGCTGGGCAATATTACATTAGGACAATACTATCCGACAAAATCATTTATGCATCGCCTCGATCCGCGCACGAAGATTCTCTGCACGATGATTTTCATCGTCGGGATTTTTCTCGCCGATACCTGGGTCGCGTACGGCGTGGTGACGGCATTTGTACTGCTGGGCATCGCGCTTTCGAATTTGCCGTTATCACTCATATGGAAGGCAGTCAAACCGCTTTGGATTATTATCGTTTTCACGATGGTGATTCATGTCTTCACCACTCCGGGCACGCTCGTTTGGCAATGGGGCTGGCTGCATGTGACGGAAGAAGGCTTGCGGCAAGGCGCGATGATGACGATGCGGCTGGTCTATTTAATCAGCTTTTCCGCGCTGCTTACGTACACCACGAGCCCGATTGTTTTGACCGACGGCATTGAGCAGCTGTTGAATCCGTTCCGCGGCATCGGCGTGCCGGCGCATGAATTGGCGATGATGATGACGATCGCGCTGCGGTTTATCCCGACGCTGTTGCAGGAAACGGAACGCATCATGAAAGCGCAAAAAGCGCGCGGGGCCGACTTTGAATCCGGTAACCTGATCCGCCGCGGCAAGGCGTTGGTGCCGCTGATGGTGCCGCTGTTTGTGAGCGCGTTTCGGCGCGCGGATGAACTCGCGACCGCGATGGAAGCGCGTTGCTATCGCGGCGGTGAAAATCGGACGCGACTGCATGAATTGCATTACGAAAATGTGGACATGGTCGCGTTTGCGGGAACGATCGCGGTCGTTTTGGTGCTGGGAATTCTGCGATGGCTGCACTGA